From one Chanodichthys erythropterus isolate Z2021 chromosome 3, ASM2448905v1, whole genome shotgun sequence genomic stretch:
- the asf1ba gene encoding histone chaperone asf1b-A encodes MAKVQVLNVAVLDNPSPFGNPFQFEITFECMEDLPEDLEWKIIYVGSAESEEYDQTLDSVLVGPVPAGRHMFVFQADAPNTALIPESDAVGVTVVLITCTYRGQEFIRIGYYVNNEYTDTELRENPPLKPDYGQLQRNILASNPRVTRFHINWEGCAEKMEDSENVDPAPNTMLPPSCTPGKAPPLGLVPDNSMDCL; translated from the exons ATGGCAAAAGTACAAGTGCTAAATGTAGCTGTCCTGGACAACCCCAGTCCATTTGGAAACCCGTTTCAATTCGAAATAACGTTTGAGTGCATGGAGGATCTTCCCGAGG ATCTCGAATGGAAGATTATTTACGTCGGCTCAGCAGAAAGTGAGGAGTATGATCAGACTCTTGACTCTGTCCTGGTTGGTCCAGTTCCTGCAGGCCGACACATGTTTGTGTTTCAG GCGGATGCTCCAAACACCGCCCTCATACCTGAGAGTGATGCTGTGGGTGTTACTGTTGTCCTGATCACATGCACATACAGAGGACAGGAGTTCATACGCATCGGCTACTATGTTAACAATGAGTACACGGACACTGAGCTTCGTGAGAACCCGCCCCTTAAACCTGACTATGGACAG CTCCAGAGGAACATTCTGGCTTCCAATCCACGTGTAACCAGATTTCACATCAACTGGGAGGGATGTGCCGAGAAAATGGAGGATTCGGAGAACGTGGACCCCGCGCCTAACACCATGCTGCCGCCGTCCTGCACCCCGGGAAAAGCACCTCCACTGGGACTGGTGCCAGACAACTCCATGGACTGTTTGTAG